Proteins found in one Williamwhitmania sp. genomic segment:
- a CDS encoding DUF1987 domain-containing protein, whose amino-acid sequence MLNSAEIKFSVIGREDTPSIDFNGKTGELTISGKSLPDDAFEYYHHAIGWVRKYAEEPCEVTTFTMQITYMNSASAKRIIEILEILDSVKEHGNTVKIMWVYSSEDEDALDEGNEMERMCDIPFTYVSI is encoded by the coding sequence ATGTTAAATAGTGCAGAAATAAAATTTAGCGTTATAGGAAGGGAGGACACTCCTTCAATAGATTTCAATGGCAAGACAGGAGAACTGACCATTTCGGGAAAATCGCTTCCCGATGATGCCTTTGAGTATTACCACCACGCCATTGGCTGGGTTCGGAAGTATGCAGAGGAACCCTGTGAGGTTACAACCTTTACAATGCAAATCACCTATATGAATTCGGCCTCAGCCAAACGAATCATTGAGATATTGGAGATTCTGGATAGCGTCAAGGAGCATGGAAATACGGTGAAGATAATGTGGGTGTACAGCAGTGAGGATGAGGATGCCCTTGATGAGGGAAATGAGATGGAACGAATGTGCGATATTCCCTTTACCTATGTCTCGATTTAA